A genomic segment from Polyangium mundeleinium encodes:
- a CDS encoding DHA2 family efflux MFS transporter permease subunit gives MAQAQLAVAPPALAVAAPQNNKWAVAIAVAIGALLEVIDTSIVNVGLADMQTSLGASLSQASWIVSSYAVANVIILPLAAWLGHRFGKKKYFIFSLVGFTVASLLCGLSTSLPMLVIARVLQGITGGGLMAKAQSILFETFPKEEQATAQSFFGAIVIAGPAIGPTLGGYIVTNIGWRWIFFINLPLGVLAVLLCLSALPPDEPHKTPPKGIDWASIAMLAIGLGCLQTFLEEGNSHDWFDDPMIVVLCVASIVSLVLFVRRALASDEPVVDLRVLRYRSLWAGSILSVVVGMALYGGLFAVPIFAQTNLRYTSQQTGLMMLPGALATAAMMQVAGRLARKMDPRLMLVIGALILAGSLAMFSTMNPMTSGDDLFWPLIVRSLGTVFMFLPLSMASLGPIPRKDVASATGFFNLTRMLGGSVGVALLSMMLTRRQAFHAAVVAEKLVSNDPATIERVNMLTGAMMAKGASAVEAKQRALSLLSGTVAQQGSIMSFADTFWLAGMLIVLFLPLVMLLGKPQQGVKVDAGH, from the coding sequence GTGGCCCAGGCTCAGCTCGCTGTCGCGCCGCCCGCGCTCGCCGTCGCCGCGCCCCAAAACAACAAGTGGGCCGTGGCCATCGCGGTGGCCATCGGCGCGCTGCTCGAGGTCATCGACACGAGCATCGTCAACGTGGGGCTCGCCGACATGCAGACCTCGCTTGGCGCGTCGCTCAGCCAGGCGAGCTGGATCGTGTCGAGTTACGCCGTCGCGAACGTCATCATCCTGCCGCTCGCCGCGTGGCTGGGGCACAGGTTTGGCAAGAAAAAGTATTTCATCTTCTCGCTCGTGGGCTTCACGGTGGCCTCGCTCCTGTGCGGGCTCTCGACGAGCCTGCCGATGCTGGTCATCGCGCGTGTTTTGCAGGGGATCACGGGCGGCGGCCTGATGGCCAAGGCGCAGTCGATCCTCTTCGAGACGTTTCCCAAGGAGGAGCAGGCCACGGCGCAATCGTTCTTCGGGGCCATCGTCATCGCGGGTCCCGCGATCGGCCCCACGCTGGGCGGTTACATCGTGACGAACATCGGCTGGCGGTGGATCTTCTTCATCAACCTGCCGCTCGGCGTGCTCGCGGTTCTGCTTTGCCTCTCGGCGCTCCCGCCCGACGAGCCGCACAAGACGCCTCCGAAGGGCATCGACTGGGCCTCCATCGCCATGCTGGCCATTGGCCTCGGTTGCCTGCAGACGTTCCTCGAGGAGGGAAATTCCCACGACTGGTTCGATGATCCGATGATCGTCGTCCTGTGCGTCGCGTCGATCGTGTCGCTCGTGCTCTTCGTGCGGCGCGCGCTCGCGTCGGACGAGCCCGTCGTGGACCTGCGCGTGCTCCGGTACCGCTCGTTATGGGCGGGCAGCATCCTCTCGGTGGTCGTGGGTATGGCCCTGTATGGCGGGCTTTTCGCGGTGCCGATCTTCGCGCAGACGAACCTGCGTTACACGTCCCAACAGACGGGCCTCATGATGCTGCCCGGCGCGCTCGCCACGGCGGCGATGATGCAGGTCGCGGGGAGGCTGGCGCGGAAGATGGATCCGCGGCTCATGCTGGTGATCGGGGCGCTCATCCTGGCGGGCTCGCTGGCGATGTTCTCCACGATGAATCCGATGACGAGCGGCGACGATCTCTTCTGGCCGCTCATCGTGCGCTCGTTGGGCACCGTGTTCATGTTCTTGCCGCTTTCGATGGCCTCGCTTGGTCCCATTCCGCGCAAGGACGTCGCCTCCGCGACGGGGTTTTTCAATTTGACGCGCATGCTCGGGGGCAGCGTCGGCGTCGCGCTGCTCTCGATGATGCTGACGCGGCGGCAGGCCTTTCACGCGGCCGTCGTGGCAGAGAAGCTCGTGTCGAACGATCCTGCGACGATCGAGCGAGTCAACATGCTGACGGGCGCGATGATGGCGAAAGGCGCGTCCGCGGTGGAGGCCAAGCAGCGCGCGCTTTCGCTGCTCTCAGGGACGGT
- a CDS encoding HlyD family secretion protein: MSTATSASDVVPQAPSVEGSAAAGASAKPKSKGRPLLFVLLLVAVVGGGGYWWTHRTVESTDNAQVDGEVIAVPARTGGTIAQVLFTENQQVKAGDTLAVLDDESAKAKVAQAEANVEAAEAAAEAAEADARVAEINALGNKSVAAASLQTAQGGVVSAADQLKEAEASVKSADTAFKQAETDRNRNRKLLEQGALPQASLDQAETSFAVAQANLEAARARLSTLRANIAVARSRTTEASAKLEQTSNVDALVAQAQARAKTARAQVAIAKAARDLAKLELSYTRIVAPADGVASKKTIAVGQQVASGQAIVQLVTPLVWVTANFKETQVAKMHAGQPAHLVIDALPGVTLHGELESLSGATGSRFTLLPPDNASGNYTKVVQRVPVRVKLRDVPQGLVLRPGMSVELSIDTRG; the protein is encoded by the coding sequence ATGAGCACCGCGACATCCGCTTCCGACGTCGTTCCCCAAGCCCCCTCCGTCGAGGGGAGCGCTGCCGCGGGCGCCTCCGCGAAGCCGAAAAGCAAGGGGCGCCCGCTCCTGTTCGTCCTGCTGCTCGTCGCCGTCGTGGGCGGCGGGGGGTACTGGTGGACGCACCGCACCGTGGAGAGCACGGACAACGCGCAGGTGGACGGCGAGGTGATCGCGGTGCCAGCGCGCACGGGCGGGACCATCGCGCAGGTGCTCTTCACGGAGAACCAGCAGGTCAAGGCGGGCGATACGCTGGCCGTGCTCGACGACGAGAGCGCGAAGGCGAAGGTCGCGCAGGCCGAGGCCAACGTGGAGGCGGCCGAGGCGGCGGCCGAGGCGGCCGAAGCGGACGCGCGCGTGGCCGAGATTAACGCCCTCGGCAACAAGTCCGTGGCAGCGGCGTCGCTGCAAACGGCGCAGGGCGGCGTGGTGTCGGCGGCCGATCAGCTCAAGGAAGCCGAGGCTTCGGTGAAGTCCGCGGACACGGCCTTCAAGCAGGCCGAGACCGATCGCAACCGCAACCGCAAGCTGCTCGAGCAGGGCGCGCTTCCGCAAGCCTCGTTGGATCAGGCGGAGACGAGCTTCGCCGTGGCGCAGGCGAACCTGGAGGCGGCGCGGGCGCGGCTGTCGACGCTGCGGGCAAACATCGCCGTGGCGCGGAGTCGCACGACGGAGGCCTCGGCCAAACTGGAGCAAACGAGCAACGTGGACGCGCTCGTGGCGCAGGCGCAGGCGCGCGCGAAGACGGCGCGGGCGCAGGTGGCCATCGCGAAGGCGGCGCGGGATCTGGCGAAGCTCGAGCTTTCATACACGCGCATCGTGGCCCCCGCGGACGGCGTGGCTTCGAAGAAGACGATCGCCGTGGGGCAACAGGTCGCGTCGGGGCAGGCCATCGTGCAGCTCGTGACGCCGCTCGTGTGGGTGACGGCGAACTTCAAGGAGACGCAGGTCGCGAAGATGCACGCGGGCCAGCCCGCGCACTTGGTGATCGACGCGTTGCCGGGCGTCACGTTGCACGGCGAGCTCGAGAGTTTGTCCGGCGCGACGGGCTCGCGCTTCACGCTGCTGCCGCCGGACAACGCGAGCGGCAACTACACGAAGGTGGTGCAGCGCGTGCCCGTGCGCGTGAAGCTGCGCGACGTGCCGCAGGGCCTCGTGCTGCGGCCGGGCATGAGCGTCGAGCTGTCCATCGATACGCGCGGATAG